The Bifidobacterium bifidum ATCC 29521 = JCM 1255 = DSM 20456 region GACTGCCGTGAGCGGCCCGAGCGCATCCGTCACGCCGTTGCCAGCCGCTCGCAGGGATCAGATGCCGTGGGTGCGGTGGCTGAACCGCGAGGAGCTGGCGCGTCTCGCCGACCCGAGCATAGGCGCCCGCGTGCCGCATACTGCGGTGACGGTGTTGTCGAAGGCCTTGCAGACAGGGCCAGTGCTGCTGTCCATCCCCTCGGACGGCATGCAGGAGGCGTTGAGCTGCGTGAAATGCCATGCGCAGGCTCGTTGCGCGAAATGCACCGGCCCGCTGGGGCGCATGGGTGATGGGGTGCCGCGCTGCCGGTGGTGCGCTGCGGCGGCGGTCGACTGGCATTGCCCGCATTGCGGCTGCGAGCGCATGCGCGTGATACGGGTTGGCGCAACCGGCACCGCCCGCGAGCTGGGCGGCCTGTTCCGCGGTGTGTCCGTCGTCATATCGTCGCCGAGCCAGCCGCGAGGCGTCGTCGAGTACGTGGATGATGCGCCGCGCATCGTCATCGCCACGCCGGGAGCGGAGCCTCGCGTGCTGCCTGCATCCCGTCAATCGGAGCAGGATGCCGGCGAATATCGTGCCGTGACGATCCTGGACGCGTGGAACAGTCTGTATGCGCCGGGTGTGGACGCCCGCGTGGACGCGCTGACGGCGTGGATGCGGATCATGGCGTTGTGTGCGCCCCGCACTCGTGGTGGACAGGGTCTGCTGATTGGTGAATGCGATCCTGCAGTGGCCCATGCGCTGATGATGTGGGATTCGGCGTCGCTCGCCCGGAACGAATTGCTGGAGCGTGGGCAGGCCGGCATGCCTCCGGTGTGCGCGGTCGCATGCGTATGGGGGCGTCGGGATGCGGTGATGGCCGCCTTGGACGATATCGGCGTGCTGCGCGGCGATTGGGCCTCGCTGGATGTTGCGGGGGAGCCGATACCCGGCATGCTGGGGCCGGTGCCGATAGCGGCTCCGGTGACGGTGAGCGAACGCGAGCTGGAGAGCATGCAGGACCGGGTCAAGGCCCTGGTCCGTGTGCCGGTCGGCATGCGTGCCCAATTGGCCGTCCGCCTGCGGTCCGCGGTGGCGCGTCACATGGCGTCGCGCACTCCCGGCGAACTGCGGTTCCAAATCGATCCCAAGGATTTGATCTGATCCGAGAGATTATCCGCCGCGTCGAGGTGTCGTTTCGAGGAAAGCGGCGGCGTGACATGTCTGACTGCCGATTGAATCAGCATTCGGAACCTTTTGTTTCGGTTGGTGAGATGAGACGGGGATTCTTTGCCACGAAACGTCAAAAATCGCTGTTTTCGGCATTCGGCCCACTTCTTGTGCCACAAAATCGGATTTAACCGGTTACATGCCGTTTCGAGCCATGAGACCGAAACTGGGAATCATTGGAAAATGGCGATTCTGTTATTCGGAGCGGATTTTTCGTGTCGGTCGCGTGGCACGAAATGTCGAGAACGCTTGTTTTTCGCATTTCGTGGCAATGTTTTGACCAGGCCGTCACTGCATCCGGTGCCACCATGCAGGCCGGGCCTGATTCACTGGCGGAGACCAAAACGGCCGGCAAGTCGCGGAAGGATTCCTCTTTCCGAGAATGCTCTAGCTCAGACGGGTGCTGGCACGGCGACCGTTGTCTTGCTCACGGCGATTATGGCGCTGATTGATGTCGGCGTATATGACATCTGCCGCGTAGATTCGGGGCTGCCGAAACGATTCGGACGAAAGCTTTCAGACGCGGCGCTTATAGTTGCATGCCGGAATGCATCGGTGCGGCGGATGATTCGCCGCGTCGTCTCGATGGCATGGAACCATGGATGTGCGCGGCCGCGCGCCGCGGAATCGTTCATTGGAATCGTTCATATGGATGGAGGCATCATGAAGGGTTGGCCGGGCGAACCGGATATGGAACATGACGTGCTGGTGGCGCAGGGACCCGCCGCGGCCGCCGACGGCAAGCCGATCAGCAACGTGATTTTCGATTTCGGCAACGTGCTGATCTACTGGGATCCGTCCGTCGTGCTGCTGCCCAGGTATTCGCAGGAGACCATCGACCAGTTCCTCGACAATGACATCTCCGGCTTCTACGACGCGAACGACCGCATGGACGGCGGCGCAAGCCCCGACGAGGGCGTGGCGTGGATGCGCGAGCATTACGGCGACAAGTGGGCGGATATCCTGCGCTACTATCTCGACAATTTCGAGGATTCCCTGACCGGCGTCGTGCCGGGTGCCCGCGTGCTCGTCAACGATCTGAAGGCCGCCGGCATTGGAGTATGGGGCCTGTCGAACTGGGAGAAGGAACTGTTCCCGATCGCGCTGAAGCACTGCGAGATCCTGCAGCGGCTCGACGGCCGTCTGGTGTCGGGGTACGTGCACATGCGCAAGCCGCACAAGGACATCTACGAGAAGGCCTTGGAGGAGTTCGGCATCAGCGCCGAAAGCAGCGTATTCATCGACGACAAGGCGATGAACATCGCGGGCGCGAACGAGGCCGGCATCCGCGGCATTCGCTTCTCGGACGCCCGCAAGCTGCGCGAGCTGCTGATCGAGCAGGGCATCGATATCCCGGCGGTTCAGTGACCTCCGCCCGTCCGCACGTCGTCCGGCGTTCGACGATGATGACAGGGCAGATGGCCTGAAGTCCCAATACCGTGGAAGGAAACGGAACACATGTTGAAAATCCTCTTTGCCGGCACGCCTGACGTCGCGGTGCCGTCCCTGCGCGCCCTCGCCGCGGACAGCGAGCACTTCGAAGTGGTCGCAGTGCTCACCCGCCCGGACGCGCCCACCGGACGCGGACGCAAGCTCACGCCCAGCCCGGTCAAGACTGCCGCGCTGGAACTGGGATTGCCGGTACTGGAATCCGACCCGGCCGAGCCGACGTTCCTTGACGAGCTGAAGGTCACCGGCGCGCAGGCCGCCGCGGTCATCGCATACGGACGAATCCTGAAGCAGTCCGTGCTGGACGCGCTGCCCTGCGGCTGGTACAACCTGCATTTCTCGCTGCTGCCGCATTGGCGTGGCGCGGCCCCCGTGCAACGAGCCATCTGGTCGGGCGACGATATGACCGGCACCAGCGTGTTCCGCATCACGCGAGCGATGGATGCCGGCCCGCTGCTGGTGCAATCCGAAACGCCGATCGGCGAGCATGAGACCGCCGGCGACCTGCTGACCCGTCTGGGAGAATCCGGAGCGCTGGTGCTGCGCGACGCGCTGCGCACCGTCGAGGACGGTACCGCCGATCCCGTGGAACAAGCGGAAGGCGATTACCCGGTGGCGGAGAAGATCCGCGTCAACGACGCGCATATCGATTTCAGTGCGCCGGTGGAAGCGGTCGACCGTCAGATTCGCGCGTGCACGCCGAATCCCGGGGCATGGACCGAACTGGATGCAGGCGGGCTCGGGCTCGACGACGGGCTGTCCACGCTGCACGTGCTGCGGGCGCACCCGGCCGATATGACCAATCCGAACGTACCCGGGTCGTTGGTGTCTGGGGCGCTCGCAGCTGGAAAGAAGAATGTCTGGATCGGCACAGGCTCCACACCTCTGGAATTGCTGGAGGTCAAGGCGCAGGGCAAGAAGGCGATGCGCGCCGCCGACTGGGCGCGAGGAGCCCGACTCTCCGAAGCCGCGCGCTGCCGGTAACGAGGTGCGCGTTGCGGACTGGAGGTAAGTGAAACCACCCCCAGTCTCGCTGTCGCTCGCCCTCGCCTGCAAATGGCCCTGCCCTTTGCTTTACGGCTCGGCCCGCCAGCGGGGCAATTATCACGCTCTCGCTGGAGGGAGCTGTCGCGAAGCGACTGAGGATGGTCTTGGCGCTATCGTCGTGCGACGTCAGCGCAGGAAGTCCAGCACCTTGGTCAGGTCGCGCTCGTTGATGGACTCGTGGGCGGCGAGCTGAGTCTTCGGCTTGGCGCAGAAGGCGATGCCGAGCCCGGCCGCCTGAATCATCGGGATGTCGTTCGCGCCGTCGCCGACCGCCACGGTCTGGCTCATGGGAACCCCGTCTCGGGCGGCCCACGCCTGCAATGCATGCAGTTTCACCGTCTTGCACACGATATTGCCCAGCACCTTGCCGGTCAGCGCGCCATCCACCACTTCCAGACGGTTCGCCAGCCAATGGTCGATATGCCCTTCGGCGGCGAGACGGTCAACGACCTCATGGAATCCCCCGGACACGACGCCGACCTTCCAACCATGACGGTGAAGCTCGTCGATCAGCGCCAACGCGCCATTGGTGAAGTGCAGCTTGTCGTGCACGGTGTCGAACACGCTCACGGGCAGTCCCTTGAGCAATGCGACACGCTCACGCAGCGCATCACAGAATTCGATTTCCCCGCGCATGGCACGTTCGGTGACCTTCGCTATCTCGTCGCCGCTGCCGGCCGCCTCGCCGAGCTCGTCGATGACTTCCTCGTCGATCAGCGTGGAATCCACATCCATGACAAGCAGACCAGGCTTCGACAGCGTCGGCGCGGCCGCGGTGCCGTCACCCATGGTGTCCGAGGGCGATTGGTGCGCGGCCGCGAACGCCTCCACGTCGGACACGTCATACGATTCGTCAGAAGGTTGCAAAGTTTCGTCAAGCATACCGTCGATTGTCGGAAATCGTTGGGACAATATCCGGTATGCATGAATCCCTGCGCATATCGGCCTTCGCGCCCGCTGCGGTGCACGGAGCGGGCGACTCCGGCTCCGCTGTCGGCGCCATTGCCAAGGTCATTGTGGCCGTCGCGGCCCCGGCGATTCGCCGGGCGCGTAATCTGATAGGGAAGCGTGCTCGAAAAAGGGGCGAACAGTGAACGATATCATGCACGACGGCACTCCGGATGGCATATGGAACTCGCAGGACCATCCGTCAGGCCTACCTGATTCAGGGCCGGTCTCATCGGCGGGCACGGGTGCCGAAAGCGCCACGGCACGACAGGACGCGAGGAAGATACGGGAGAACGTCGCACATGAGCTGGCGGCCGCCAATGACCAGCTGATGGCCAAGAACCATGCGCTCGCGCAGGCGCTGTCGCGTGCGGGCAAGGAACTCACCAAGGCGAAGGCGCAGCTGTCACAGATGGCCCAGCCCCCGAAGACCTTCGCGACGATGGTCAAGGTCGACTCGTCGATGACCGACGAGCTCGGCGTCCAGCATGCGTCGGCCGAGATCCTGACGGGCGGCAGGCGGCTGGTCGTGCCTGTGGCCGCCAACGTCAACGCGTCCCGGCTGACGGCCGGCGCCTGCGTGCTGCTCAACGAGAACATGGTATTGGTCGAGCAGCGCGGCACTGACATGCTCGGCTCTGTCCGCACGATCCGCCAGGTGTTTGATGACGGGCGTCTGATCGTCGCGGATGGCGGCGGCAACCCCAGCGTGATCCGGCGCTCGGGAGCGTTGGCGCACGAGACGTTCGCCAACGGGCAGCGCGTCATCGTCGACCCGTCGGGCCGGCTCGCCCTGGAACTGCTGCCCGACGAGAACGATGCCGACCTGGTGCTGGAGGAGGTTCCCGATGTCACCTTCGCCGACATCGGCGGGCTTGACAGCCAGATCGAACGCATCCGGGACGCCGTGCAGCTGCCGTTCCTTCACCGCAGCCTGTACGAACGGTACAATCTCAAGGCGCCCAAGGGCGTGCTGCTGTACGGCCCTCCCGGCAACGGCAAGACCATGATCGCCAAGGCCGTCGCCCATGCGCTTTCGGATGGTTTCGGCAGGGGCAGCGGCGTGTTCCTCTCGGTCAAGGGGCCGGAACTGCTCAACAAGTTCGTCGGTGAATCCGAGCGTCTGGTGCGTCAGATCTTCACCCGCGCGCGCGAACGTGCCGCGGACGGCCGGCCGGTCATCGTGTTCATCGACGAGATGGATTCGCTGCTGCGCACCCGCGGCACCGGTGTCTCCAGCGACGTGGAGACCACGATCGTGCCGCAGTTCCTCTCCGAACTCGACGGCGTGGAGAGCCTCGACAACGTTATGGTGATCGGCGCCTCGAACCGCGTGGACATGATCGACCCCGCCGTGCTCCGCCCGGGACGACTGGACGTGAAGATCCGCGTGGACCGCCCCGGGGCGGATCAGGCGGCATCCATCATTCGCCACTATCTGACCGACGACCTGCCCCTGCAGCCCGGACTGGACGCCGACGGCCTGTCGCGCGTTCTGGTGCGCGACATCTACACGCGCTCGTCGCGACGGCACCTGTGCGACGCGTGCAACGACCAGGGGCAATGGTCGGCCATCTTCCTCTCCGACGTCGCGTCCGGTGCCATGCTCAAGAACATCGTCGACCGCGCCAAGACGAAGGCGGTGAAGGCGTCCATTCTCGGCGGCGACGACGTGGCGTTGAACGTCGAGTTGCTGGGAGAGGCCGTGGAGGACGAGTTCGTGGAGACACGAGGGTCGGTAATGGATGTCGATCCGGTGCAATGGTCGAGAATCAACGGCATGGACAACGGGCGCGTGGTCCGTATCCGTCCGGTTCCGCGCAAGGAAAAGGAGAACATGCAATGACCGTGCGACGGGTGATGGGCACGGAGACCGAATACGCGGTCTCGGCGCCCGCTGCCTCACATGCCAATCCGGTGCAGCTGTCGTTCGACGTAATCGGCGCTGCCGCCGATCCCGAACGTTCGCGCATACGCTGGGACTATCGTCAGGAGGACCCTGTCAACGACGCGCGGGGCACCCGTCTGGAGAGGGCCGCGGCCCGCCCCGACATGCTTACCGACGAGCCGCAGCTCAACATCGTCAACGTCATCGCCCCCAACGGCGGCCGCATGTACGTAGACCACGCGCACCCCGAATACTCGGCGCCGGAGACCACCGACCCGTTCGAGGCGGTGCGGTACGACCATGCCGGCGACCTGCTGATGCGGCGGGCGGCCGCGTCGGCGAGCGCGGGAACGGGGCACGACATCGTCCTGCACCGCAACAACGTCGACGGCAAGGGCGCCAGCTGGGGCACCCATGAGAACTACATGATGCTCAGATCGGTGCCGTTCGACACGGTGGCGGCGCTGATGACCGCCCATTTCGTCTCACGGCAGATCTACGCCGGATCCGGCCGCGTCGGCATAGGGGAGCGCAGCGAGACCGCCGGATACCAGCTCAGCCAGCGTGCCGACTACATCCACGCGATCCTCGGACTGCAGACCACCTTCGAACGCCCTATCGTCAACACGCGCGACGAATCCCACAGCCCATCCGATTATCGTCGCCTGCACGTGATCGTCGGCGACGCCAACCGCATGGACGTGCCGCAGACGCTCAAGCTGGGCGCCACCAGCATGCTGCTGTGGCTGGCCGAGCACGCGGGCGAGACCGGCTATGATCTGGCAGCGCTGCTGGACTCCATGGCGCTCGTCGACCCCGTGTCGGCCATGCACACGGTGTCGCACGACCTGACGCTGCAGGCCGAGCTGCCGCTGCGCGACGGGGGCGTCACCAACGCGTGGATCATGCAGGTGAGGCTGCGGGCCGCCGTGTACGAGATGGGGGCGCTGGTGTACGGCACCGACACGCGCGGCGAGCCGCTGTGGCCGGACAAGCCCACCACCGGCATCATGGCGCTGTGGGGGCAGGCACTCGCCGACGTGGCCGCCATCCGGCATGCCGACGACGATACGAGACTGAATATGCAACCCGAGGCGTCGCGGGTGGAATGGCTGATGAAATGGCAGCTGCTGGAGCGTCTGCGCCGCAGGCACGGTTTGTCGTGGAACGATCCGAAACTGCGGGCGATCGACTTGGGGTGGGCCGCCTTGGACCCGGTCCGCTCGATATTCGAGAAGGTCAGGTCGCGCACCGAGCGCACGGTCGACGACCGGCAGGTCGCCGATGCCGCTGGCAATGCGCCGCAGACCACGCGCGCATGGCTGCGTGCCGCGGTCGTGAACCGGTATGCGAGCCAGGTGGTCGCTGTCTCATGGTCCCATCTGACCGTCCGCAGGCATGATGCGCCGCAGACGGGGGAGGAGTCGTACGGCAATGCGAGCCGTCCGATCGTCCGGCCGTCCGACCTGTGCTCGCTCGACATGTCCGATCCGTGCGCCTTCGACAAGGCGCACATGGCCGCGTTCGTGGACGGCACGCGAAACGCCGATGAGCTGATAACGCAAATCGATCGGAACATCACCGCCGGAAGGTAATATCGATACAGGCATGAAATGGCATTACCGTGGGCGCACCACTGGCCGATGCGCATCATGGGGCAGCCATGATGGCGAGCGATGACGATCAAAGGCGCGAACGCCACGACCAGAGACAACGACCGACAGACGAGGTTGATGCAGACATGGATTTGCGAGAAATGACACAGGCCGTCGCCCAAGTGGCGCGGCATGCCGGCAGGCACGCCCTTCAGGAGCAGGTGAACCCCCACGACCTATCCACGACGATGGTGTCGCCCGGCGAGACGAAATTCACTAGCGAGGTCAACACCCGGCTGATTCGCTATACCCGCGCGCGACTGTCCGAAATCGAACCGTTCCAGGGCTTCTGGGAGGAGCGTCCGGAGGACAACCAGCCGGGGGAGAGGTACTGGTGCGTCGGCAATATCGACGGAGCCATCAATTTCATCCGCAACATGGCCGAATGGACCGTGACCATCTCACTGTTCGAGTTCGACGAGCACTGCCATGCGCGCCCGATCATGGGTGTGGTCCATGCGCCCGCCATGGGCATCACGTACATGGCGGCGAAGGGCCAGGGCGCCATCAGGATACGCCGCAACCCCGTGGGCGGCGACAAGCGCGAGAAGGTCATGCCGTCGATCACTGCGACGCTGGATGGCTCCGTGGTCAGCTACGGTATGTCGTATGTGCCGGAGGAGTCCAAGCGGGCCCTGTCCGCGGTAGCCTCCATCGCGGGTAAACCGGCCGATATCAAGCGAGTGGGTCCGGCTTCGATGGATTTGTGCAAGGTGGCCGACGGCACGTACGACGCCTATTTCGAGCCTCACCTGCACAAGTGGGATGTTCCGGCCGTCTCGGCCGGCGCCGT contains the following coding sequences:
- a CDS encoding primosomal protein N' codes for the protein MSTNDAQQLAFDGMAPRKRRKRAPAEKIVAAEDPIAQVVLDAQATHLGQTFDYLVEERWSQAARPGVMVRVRFGGRLLNGVIWKRAAASATPRSALRFLERVISPHVLVSESMRDDITRIADAYGGTRANILRLAVPPRVARIDGEQQLAARSLWVGRPRFSHVSDELMQRCFDTIQASYDGAAMLRSSLEGSSFAALVMDARPGARAWARDAAWMIAAAMRQNRAAVVVLPGIRQCEDLAVALEGLGLSRFAPGGAEHGGYSGDFVVLAAGLPPAERYRAYLAAATGQVGCVIGLRAAMYAPVEGPALFMMVDDAAYQQADGMMPYAQARGVMRLRAESHGGVFVALSYARSPLSQWECEDHTAVTAVSGPSASVTPLPAARRDQMPWVRWLNREELARLADPSIGARVPHTAVTVLSKALQTGPVLLSIPSDGMQEALSCVKCHAQARCAKCTGPLGRMGDGVPRCRWCAAAAVDWHCPHCGCERMRVIRVGATGTARELGGLFRGVSVVISSPSQPRGVVEYVDDAPRIVIATPGAEPRVLPASRQSEQDAGEYRAVTILDAWNSLYAPGVDARVDALTAWMRIMALCAPRTRGGQGLLIGECDPAVAHALMMWDSASLARNELLERGQAGMPPVCAVACVWGRRDAVMAALDDIGVLRGDWASLDVAGEPIPGMLGPVPIAAPVTVSERELESMQDRVKALVRVPVGMRAQLAVRLRSAVARHMASRTPGELRFQIDPKDLI
- a CDS encoding HAD family hydrolase, encoding MKGWPGEPDMEHDVLVAQGPAAAADGKPISNVIFDFGNVLIYWDPSVVLLPRYSQETIDQFLDNDISGFYDANDRMDGGASPDEGVAWMREHYGDKWADILRYYLDNFEDSLTGVVPGARVLVNDLKAAGIGVWGLSNWEKELFPIALKHCEILQRLDGRLVSGYVHMRKPHKDIYEKALEEFGISAESSVFIDDKAMNIAGANEAGIRGIRFSDARKLRELLIEQGIDIPAVQ
- the fmt gene encoding methionyl-tRNA formyltransferase; amino-acid sequence: MLKILFAGTPDVAVPSLRALAADSEHFEVVAVLTRPDAPTGRGRKLTPSPVKTAALELGLPVLESDPAEPTFLDELKVTGAQAAAVIAYGRILKQSVLDALPCGWYNLHFSLLPHWRGAAPVQRAIWSGDDMTGTSVFRITRAMDAGPLLVQSETPIGEHETAGDLLTRLGESGALVLRDALRTVEDGTADPVEQAEGDYPVAEKIRVNDAHIDFSAPVEAVDRQIRACTPNPGAWTELDAGGLGLDDGLSTLHVLRAHPADMTNPNVPGSLVSGALAAGKKNVWIGTGSTPLELLEVKAQGKKAMRAADWARGARLSEAARCR
- the serB gene encoding phosphoserine phosphatase SerB, giving the protein MGDGTAAAPTLSKPGLLVMDVDSTLIDEEVIDELGEAAGSGDEIAKVTERAMRGEIEFCDALRERVALLKGLPVSVFDTVHDKLHFTNGALALIDELHRHGWKVGVVSGGFHEVVDRLAAEGHIDHWLANRLEVVDGALTGKVLGNIVCKTVKLHALQAWAARDGVPMSQTVAVGDGANDIPMIQAAGLGIAFCAKPKTQLAAHESINERDLTKVLDFLR
- the arc gene encoding proteasome ATPase, with translation MRENVAHELAAANDQLMAKNHALAQALSRAGKELTKAKAQLSQMAQPPKTFATMVKVDSSMTDELGVQHASAEILTGGRRLVVPVAANVNASRLTAGACVLLNENMVLVEQRGTDMLGSVRTIRQVFDDGRLIVADGGGNPSVIRRSGALAHETFANGQRVIVDPSGRLALELLPDENDADLVLEEVPDVTFADIGGLDSQIERIRDAVQLPFLHRSLYERYNLKAPKGVLLYGPPGNGKTMIAKAVAHALSDGFGRGSGVFLSVKGPELLNKFVGESERLVRQIFTRARERAADGRPVIVFIDEMDSLLRTRGTGVSSDVETTIVPQFLSELDGVESLDNVMVIGASNRVDMIDPAVLRPGRLDVKIRVDRPGADQAASIIRHYLTDDLPLQPGLDADGLSRVLVRDIYTRSSRRHLCDACNDQGQWSAIFLSDVASGAMLKNIVDRAKTKAVKASILGGDDVALNVELLGEAVEDEFVETRGSVMDVDPVQWSRINGMDNGRVVRIRPVPRKEKENMQ
- the dop gene encoding depupylase/deamidase Dop — its product is MTVRRVMGTETEYAVSAPAASHANPVQLSFDVIGAAADPERSRIRWDYRQEDPVNDARGTRLERAAARPDMLTDEPQLNIVNVIAPNGGRMYVDHAHPEYSAPETTDPFEAVRYDHAGDLLMRRAAASASAGTGHDIVLHRNNVDGKGASWGTHENYMMLRSVPFDTVAALMTAHFVSRQIYAGSGRVGIGERSETAGYQLSQRADYIHAILGLQTTFERPIVNTRDESHSPSDYRRLHVIVGDANRMDVPQTLKLGATSMLLWLAEHAGETGYDLAALLDSMALVDPVSAMHTVSHDLTLQAELPLRDGGVTNAWIMQVRLRAAVYEMGALVYGTDTRGEPLWPDKPTTGIMALWGQALADVAAIRHADDDTRLNMQPEASRVEWLMKWQLLERLRRRHGLSWNDPKLRAIDLGWAALDPVRSIFEKVRSRTERTVDDRQVADAAGNAPQTTRAWLRAAVVNRYASQVVAVSWSHLTVRRHDAPQTGEESYGNASRPIVRPSDLCSLDMSDPCAFDKAHMAAFVDGTRNADELITQIDRNITAGR
- a CDS encoding inositol monophosphatase family protein, translated to MDLREMTQAVAQVARHAGRHALQEQVNPHDLSTTMVSPGETKFTSEVNTRLIRYTRARLSEIEPFQGFWEERPEDNQPGERYWCVGNIDGAINFIRNMAEWTVTISLFEFDEHCHARPIMGVVHAPAMGITYMAAKGQGAIRIRRNPVGGDKREKVMPSITATLDGSVVSYGMSYVPEESKRALSAVASIAGKPADIKRVGPASMDLCKVADGTYDAYFEPHLHKWDVPAVSAGAVVVWEAQGRLRQWNGELIHWRRENDVVASNGLIGDELQPYLQ